TGATATTTCGGTTCCAGTTTTAGTTTATCATAAAGCCCTTTGTTAACCGTAGTCACCAGCTCATGATCTATGCCGAACGTAATATTCAGTTCAGAAAGAAGAATTCTGACATCAACAGGCAAAGCTTTAGGGGGGATAATCAGGTACGCAATCATCCCATCTTCAGAAATTTCAATAAAAGGTGTTTCACCGGACGGCTCATCCTCTTCAAAAAGCGAGCCTATTACATCATTTATATCACTCATAACATTGTATCCATACGTATAAAAGAGACGGCGTATTTCGGCAGCTCAGAAACACTTATAACTGTCAGGCTGGCAAGAACCTCGATAGCTTCATTTTCCACTCCCATTAAAAAAACTTTTACCGACTTACCGCCGGAGTCCATCGCTTTCGAAAAGTCACTATAACTATCAAAAAGTTCTGTAATGTCTCTTCCGATATATTCAGATCCGTTTCTGAAAAAATTCACCGCAGCATAGTTCATATCTTCAATCATATTGAGACTGTCAAAAATAATCCTTGGTATAGGCGAGTGTTCAAAAAGCGATTTGTAATAGGCCTCCCCCTGCCAAGCACACTCTTCAGTTTCTTTCTGCTCGGTTACATCAAGGATAATACCTAAAATCCCTGAGATATTCCCAACAGGAGTCATAATTACTTTTTTATGAACAATATGATAGTTGCCTCCCAAAATCGAAAATTTACCACGGTGCTCTATCATTTCATTCCGTTTTTCATTTAAAAGAACAGTATCACTTGAGGTAAGCATCTCTGCCTCCTCAGCAGTAAATATATCAAAAACAGTCTTACCTATGATATCCTTCTTATTTTTATGATAGAGCTTTGCAAGTGCTTCATTACAGCCGACATAGACCCCCATAGGATCTTTGTAATAAACAGGAACAGGAAGCATATCCAGAATAGTCTGCAGAAAAACTGTATTCACCGTTATACAGTGAAGATCGCAAACGCCTTCGCCCATTGTGTGGAGAAGAATATTACTAAACTCTGTCCTGCTCCCCCCCTTTTCAAGCAGAGAAATAGCACTCTTGAGATTAGCTATCGCATCTTCTTTATTAAACTTACCACGCATGAAAAAACCCCTTAATCGTTTACAGCAATATCCTTTAATTATTAATATACACCGAGTTTTAGAATTTCACATCCCAAATCACACATCAATTTCACTTGTGTTTTTACTCTTTTTGAAATAACAATAAATAATGAAATTCAAATCCTTAGTTGTTCAGGGCTTCAAATCATTCGTGGATAAGACCGTGATAGAGTTTCCCGGGGGGATAACCTGTGTCATTGGTCCGAACGGGTCAGGAAAGAGCAACATACTTGACGCTATCCGGTGGATATTCGGCGAGCAGAGCGCCAAAGAACTGCGTGGGGCGGATATGGACGATGTAATATTCGCAGGATCACAGCACAGAAAGCCCACAGGGTTTGCAGAAGTCTCACTCACTCTGTCTGAATTGCCCGAAAGCCTTACAGCGAAATGGGGTTCATTCAGCGAAATCACAGTCAGCAGAAAGCACTACCGCACAGGCGACAGAGAATACCGCATAAACGGCAAAAAGTGCCGCCTTAAAGACATACGCGAAATATTCTATGATTCCGGTATAGGTGCAAGAAGCATCTCTATCATCGAACAGGGAAAAGTCGAAAAGATCATCCAGTCTACCCCCGAAGACCTCCGTGCCTTCTTTGAAGAAACCGCCGGCGTCATGCGCTTTAAAGAGCGTAAGAAAGAGGCGGAGAGACGGCTGTATCAGACAAAAGATAACCTCAGCCGTGTCACCGACATCATAGCAGAAATACGGGCACAGATGGAGACACTGTCTGTCCAGACCGACCGGGTTAAACGCTACAGAGAACTTTCAGCGAAACAGTCAGCACTTTCAAAGTCGGTTATTTTCCATAGATACAGCAAATCATTCAGCGACCTGAAAGAGATAACCGAAACGGTCAACCAGCTTAAAATCGATCTGTCGGGCTACACAGAGAAATTCACAAAACTCACTAACATAGAAACAGAAATTTCTTCAAAGCTCTCCACCTCCCGAAAGGAGTACAACAGTAAAAACGAGCTGATTCTTCAGGCTGAAAGTGAATCCGGCAAAACAGAAGCAGATATCCGCCTCCTTGAAAACGAAATAGAAGCAGCAGAAAAGAGCAAA
This window of the Denitrovibrio acetiphilus DSM 12809 genome carries:
- a CDS encoding PAS domain-containing protein, whose amino-acid sequence is MRGKFNKEDAIANLKSAISLLEKGGSRTEFSNILLHTMGEGVCDLHCITVNTVFLQTILDMLPVPVYYKDPMGVYVGCNEALAKLYHKNKKDIIGKTVFDIFTAEEAEMLTSSDTVLLNEKRNEMIEHRGKFSILGGNYHIVHKKVIMTPVGNISGILGIILDVTEQKETEECAWQGEAYYKSLFEHSPIPRIIFDSLNMIEDMNYAAVNFFRNGSEYIGRDITELFDSYSDFSKAMDSGGKSVKVFLMGVENEAIEVLASLTVISVSELPKYAVSFIRMDTML